From Alphaproteobacteria bacterium, the proteins below share one genomic window:
- a CDS encoding CDP-alcohol phosphatidyltransferase family protein: protein MLPDLDVGDEMAPVPARGRVLLLRADHVLDDVLARPLAAASDLALASSNTPGIAAIVIDAARMEEGQALLERASEDCARAGLAVATPGQLAGAYRAKLRNRVPPYALSTRATPPRDIERAMYDATYKGITDAVTKYVWPTPAFVATRWCAAARITPNAVTVASFLCVLAATALFAVGWYLPGLLAAWAMCFLDTVDGKLARVTLAASKLGDVLDHGTDLLHPPFWWYAWYAGLGTATLPHLDIAVWIVIAGYVLGRAQEGLFLATFRFEMFGWRPLDALSRLVTARRNPNLVLLSIAALAGRPDIGLAVVAAWTLLCLGFHGVRIAQAFAARAAGRAVTPFLADA, encoded by the coding sequence ATGCTTCCCGACCTCGACGTCGGCGACGAGATGGCGCCGGTGCCCGCGCGCGGGCGCGTCCTGCTGCTGCGCGCCGACCATGTGCTCGACGACGTGCTGGCCAGGCCGCTGGCGGCGGCCAGCGATCTCGCGCTCGCCTCCTCAAACACGCCGGGCATCGCCGCGATCGTCATCGATGCCGCACGTATGGAAGAAGGCCAAGCCCTGCTCGAGCGTGCGTCCGAGGACTGCGCCCGTGCCGGGCTGGCGGTGGCGACGCCCGGGCAGCTCGCCGGCGCCTATCGCGCCAAGCTGCGCAACCGCGTGCCGCCCTACGCCCTGTCGACCCGCGCCACGCCGCCGCGCGACATCGAGCGCGCGATGTACGACGCGACCTACAAGGGCATCACCGATGCGGTGACCAAGTATGTCTGGCCGACGCCCGCTTTCGTCGCCACGCGCTGGTGCGCGGCGGCGCGCATCACGCCCAATGCCGTGACCGTCGCGAGCTTCCTCTGCGTGCTGGCGGCCACGGCGCTGTTCGCGGTCGGTTGGTACCTGCCGGGCCTGCTCGCCGCCTGGGCGATGTGCTTCCTCGACACGGTCGACGGCAAGCTGGCGCGCGTGACGCTGGCCGCTTCGAAGCTCGGCGACGTGCTCGATCACGGCACCGACCTGCTGCATCCGCCCTTCTGGTGGTACGCTTGGTACGCCGGTCTTGGCACAGCGACCCTGCCGCACTTGGATATCGCGGTCTGGATCGTGATCGCGGGCTATGTGCTCGGCCGCGCGCAGGAGGGCCTGTTCCTCGCCACCTTCCGCTTCGAGATGTTCGGCTGGCGGCCGCTCGATGCGCTCTCGCGCCTGGTCACGGCGCGGCGCAATCCCAACCTCGTATTGCTCAGCATCGCAGCGCTCGCCGGGCGGCCGGACATCGGCCTGGCGGTCGTCGCCGCCTGGACCCTGCTCTGTCTCGGCTTCCACGGCGTGCGCATCGCCCAGGCCTTCGCCGCGCGCGCCGCCGGCCGCGCCGTGACGCCCTTCCTGGCGGATGCCTGA
- a CDS encoding metallophosphoesterase: MFRFAHLSDPHLPLPAVRMRDLFSKRVTGWLSWRYRRKRIHAPDALAAAVADLHRAAPDHIAVTGDIANISTAAEFQQAATWLGELGRPEDVTLVPGNHDAYVPVAWATSLGLWGAYMAGDGAPPPTSRDDFPLLRRRGPVAFVGLSTAVPRAPLIATGEVGAGQLARFEAMMRTLQAMCRVVLIHHPPQIGGAGRHKELSDQRAVREAIARVGADLVLHGHMHRTMLGRIESPLGPVPVLGVASTSAHPASKYGAGGYNLIGVERDAAGGWRFDVEVRSIRADLAGCDTTRRFRLRSPAPRALAA; encoded by the coding sequence ATGTTCCGGTTCGCGCATCTCTCGGACCCGCATCTGCCGCTGCCGGCGGTGCGCATGCGCGACCTGTTCTCCAAGCGGGTGACCGGCTGGCTGTCATGGCGGTACCGGCGCAAGCGGATCCATGCGCCTGACGCGCTGGCGGCAGCGGTGGCCGATCTGCACCGTGCCGCGCCCGACCACATCGCTGTTACCGGCGACATCGCCAACATCTCGACCGCGGCGGAGTTTCAGCAGGCCGCGACCTGGCTCGGCGAGCTTGGTCGGCCCGAGGACGTCACCCTGGTTCCGGGCAACCATGACGCCTACGTGCCGGTCGCCTGGGCGACCTCGCTGGGCCTGTGGGGCGCGTACATGGCCGGCGACGGCGCGCCGCCGCCGACATCGCGCGACGATTTCCCGCTGCTGCGCCGACGCGGCCCGGTGGCCTTTGTCGGGCTCAGCACCGCCGTGCCGCGGGCGCCGCTGATCGCCACCGGTGAGGTCGGCGCCGGCCAGCTGGCGCGCTTCGAGGCCATGATGCGCACGCTGCAGGCCATGTGCCGAGTCGTGCTGATCCACCATCCGCCGCAGATCGGCGGCGCCGGCCGTCACAAGGAACTCTCCGACCAGCGCGCCGTGCGCGAGGCCATCGCCCGGGTCGGCGCCGATCTGGTGCTGCACGGCCACATGCACCGTACCATGCTGGGCCGCATCGAATCGCCCCTCGGGCCGGTCCCGGTCCTGGGCGTCGCCTCGACCTCGGCGCATCCCGCGAGCAAGTACGGCGCCGGTGGCTACAACCTGATCGGCGTCGAGCGCGACGCGGCCGGCGGCTGGCGCTTCGATGTCGAGGTGCGCTCGATCCGCGCCGACCTCGCCGGCTGCGACACCACAAGGCGTTTCCGCCTTCGCTCACCGGCGCCGCGTGCTCTTGCGGCCTAG
- a CDS encoding aminotransferase class I/II-fold pyridoxal phosphate-dependent enzyme yields the protein MGLFDRHAQLLDFYRGVQATGADPIGVTMERVLSPTEAIINGKRTLLVGTNNYFGLTFDPACIEAAVEATKAEGTGTTGSRILNGSYTDHKDLERELADFYGMKHCMVFTTGYQANLGLISTLVGEGDYLVIDADSHASIYDACKQTQATIIRFKHNDPASLEARLRRLDREPGNKLVVVEGIYSMLGDTAPLKEFVAVTKRHGAYIMVDEAHSLGALGEHGRGLVEEVGVLDQVDFVVGTFSKTLGAIGGFAVSNHDGFDVLRLTTRAYMFTASLPPSIVASVRAALRVVRARPELRTRLWANVATLYDGLADAGFQLGPQHGPVVAVQLPDLQTAIAMWRALLDEGIYVNIAGLQATPGGVPLLRCSLSAAHSQAQLEQVVDTFVKLGTAFGLLKPQKRAAVG from the coding sequence ATGGGTCTGTTCGATCGCCACGCCCAGCTGCTCGACTTCTACCGGGGCGTGCAGGCCACGGGTGCCGATCCGATCGGCGTCACCATGGAGCGCGTGCTGTCGCCCACCGAGGCGATCATCAACGGCAAGCGCACCCTGCTGGTCGGAACCAACAACTATTTCGGCCTGACCTTCGATCCGGCCTGCATCGAGGCGGCCGTCGAGGCGACCAAGGCCGAGGGCACGGGGACCACCGGCTCGCGCATCCTCAACGGCAGCTACACCGACCACAAGGACTTGGAGCGCGAGCTCGCCGATTTCTACGGCATGAAGCACTGCATGGTCTTCACCACGGGCTATCAGGCCAATCTCGGCCTGATCTCGACCCTGGTGGGCGAAGGCGACTACCTCGTCATCGACGCCGACAGCCATGCCTCGATCTACGACGCCTGCAAGCAGACGCAAGCGACGATCATCCGCTTCAAGCACAACGATCCGGCCAGCCTGGAAGCGCGCCTGCGCCGCCTCGACAGGGAGCCGGGCAACAAGCTGGTGGTGGTCGAGGGCATCTACTCGATGCTGGGCGACACCGCGCCGCTCAAGGAGTTCGTGGCCGTCACCAAGCGCCACGGCGCCTACATCATGGTCGACGAGGCGCATTCGCTGGGTGCGCTGGGCGAGCATGGCCGCGGCCTGGTGGAAGAGGTGGGCGTGCTCGACCAGGTCGACTTCGTGGTCGGCACCTTCTCCAAGACGCTGGGCGCCATCGGCGGCTTCGCCGTGTCGAACCACGACGGCTTCGACGTGTTGCGCCTCACGACGCGGGCCTACATGTTCACCGCCTCGCTGCCGCCCTCGATCGTAGCCTCGGTGCGTGCGGCGCTGCGCGTCGTGCGCGCCCGGCCGGAGCTCAGGACCAGGCTCTGGGCCAACGTCGCCACGCTCTACGACGGCCTGGCCGACGCAGGCTTCCAGCTCGGACCGCAGCACGGCCCGGTGGTCGCGGTGCAGCTGCCCGACCTGCAGACCGCCATCGCCATGTGGCGCGCGCTGCTCGACGAGGGCATCTACGTCAACATCGCCGGCCTGCAGGCCACGCCGGGCGGCGTGCCGTTGCTGCGCTGCAGCCTGTCGGCGGCGCACAGCCAGGCGCAGCTCGAGCAGGTGGTCGACACCTTCGTCAAGCTGGGCACCGCATTCGGCCTGCTCAAGCCGCAGAAGCGCGCCGCCGTCGGCTAG